A window from Mya arenaria isolate MELC-2E11 chromosome 9, ASM2691426v1 encodes these proteins:
- the LOC128245949 gene encoding octapeptide-repeat protein T2-like, giving the protein MGLLGKCIRRGGRIKRGEKEKGEKKVRKRKRLERKGGEDRDGSKMRGRKRGETGEQKKMKWRRKRGEREGGEEGREILVGRKLRERRKRRGNMRRKIGEKGRGMHRGEKDEGRKRGENGKRRKMGVEEGKEERRKRRGRR; this is encoded by the exons ATGGGGCTACTG GGAAAATGCATTAGAAGGGGAGGGAGGATAAAGAGAGGGGAGAAAGAAAAGGGAGAGAAAAAGGTGAGAAAGAGAAAAAGATTGGAGAGAAAGGGAGGAGAAGACAGAGACGGGAGTAAGATGAGGGGGAGAAAGAGAGGTGAGACTGGGGAGCAGAAGAAGATGAAGTGGAGAAGGAAGAGGGGAGAAAGAGAAGGGGGAGAAGAGGGGAGGGAGATTTTAGTTGGGAGAAAATTGAGAGAGAGGAGAAAAAGAAGGGGGAACATGAGGAGAAAGATTGGAGAGAAAGGGAGGGGAATGCATAGAGGGGAGAAAGATGAGGGGAGAAAGAGAGGTGAGAATGGGAAGCGGAGAAAGATGGGAGTTGAAGAGGGGAAGGAAGAGAGGAGAAAGAGGAGGGGGAGAAGATAG